The following coding sequences are from one Nilaparvata lugens isolate BPH chromosome 6, ASM1435652v1, whole genome shotgun sequence window:
- the LOC111048436 gene encoding early growth response protein 1, which yields MTMGDTMRLEHEQIDLRTNNNNNNNNISNNNNHHPYIKEKSGVRKRRRLNQVVDKLVTLNNNNYSTTVNHLNNNNNETIRRKVSMLKQEEMAPLDCPLVSEDEDVFSPASSNKSPHSSNTDSPKISFSPLRFKDSSVEEDSTMPSQTGCSCTSCIPNYPGSPASPLPAPVYNFEHYITSKYLPDLIRRRSHSDSDLPPVWAMETAKTEPGLERTSTTTTPRPIPHPVRHASLDWDRTSPQDSPLDLSMKTGLKEPPLQLFPYGFLPSWGSVSVPVVKGDVASPTTKESVAVWYNLEVSPVVEEMPPGSNVAYICPVCGQMFSLHDRLAKHMASRHKSRTQSSDSTAKAYLCEVCNRSFARSDMLTRHMRLHTGIKPYTCLVCKQVFSRSDHLSTHQRTHTGEKPYKCPQCPYAACRRDMITRHMRTHARYEPGEEPHTPSASPTSMNPPTPAET from the coding sequence ATGACAATGGGCGATACCATGCGTCTCGAACATGAGCAGATCGACCTGAGgaccaacaacaacaacaacaacaacaacatcagcaacaacaacaaccatCATCCCTACATCAAGGAGAAGAGCGGCGTGAGGAAACGGAGGAGGCTCAACCAGGTTGTTGATAAGCTAGTCACACTGAACAACAACAACTACTCAACAACAGTTAACCATttgaacaacaacaacaacgaGACCATCAGGCGGAAGGTGTCTATGTTGAAGCAAGAAGAGATGGCGCCCCTAGATTGTCCCCTAGTTTCTGAAGATGAGGATGTGTTCAGCCCAGCATCTTCGAACAAATCCCCCCACAGTTCCAACACAGACTCGCCCAAAATCAGTTTCAGTCCGTTGAGGTTCAAGGATAGCAGCGTGGAGGAAGACTCAACCATGCCATCACAGACAGGATGCTCCTGTACCAGTTGTATCCCGAACTACCCTGGGTCACCTGCGTCACCTTTACCAGCTCCCGTCTACAACTTCGAGCATTATATTACCTCCAAGTACCTGCCAGATTTGATCCGTCGGAGGAGTCATTCAGACTCAGATTTGCCACCTGTCTGGGCCATGGAAACTGCCAAAACTGAACCAGGTCTTGAAAGGACATCGACAACCACCACTCCTCGACCAATCCCACATCCCGTCAGGCATGCGTCCTTGGATTGGGACAGGACGTCACCTCAAGATTCACCCCTAGATCTGTCTATGAAGACAGGGTTGAAGGAACCTCCCTTACAACTCTTCCCCTACGGTTTCCTACCATCTTGGGGGTCAGTTTCAGTACCAGTTGTGAAAGGGGATGTAGCCTCCCCTACAACAAAGGAAAGTGTTGCTGTATGGTACAACCTTGAGGTATCACCTGTGGTTGAAGAGATGCCTCCAGGCTCCAACGTCGCATACATTTGTCCAGTCTGCGGCCAAATGTTCAGTCTACACGATCGACTAGCCAAACACATGGCGTCCCGACACAAAAGCCGTACACAATCTAGCGACTCTACCGCAAAAGCGTACCTCTGCGAAGTTTGCAACAGATCGTTCGCGAGAAGCGACATGTTGACACGACACATGCGTCTCCACACAGGCATTAAACCCTACACATGCCTCGTGTGTAAACAGGTCTTCTCAAGGTCTGATCATCTCTCCACGCACCAACGCACGCACACGGGGGAGAAGCCATACAAATGTCCGCAGTGTCCGTATGCGGCCTGCAGACGGGACATGATCACAAGGCACATGAGGACGCATGCACGGTATGAGCCCGGGGAAGAACCGCATACGCCGTCTGCATCACCCACCAGTATGAACCCCCCTACACCTGCTGAGACGTAG